One Flexivirga aerilata DNA segment encodes these proteins:
- a CDS encoding RDD family protein: MTDRPSGWYDDPDDPDLLRYWDGILWSDRTMPKVKPGLDQSRIGDSKQQWEEAEARRQAAQVGSAPPAGGPRPPLQPYQSGDRDPYRRDAGQRPPSGQRFGEQGPAPYGQPYAPYAQQVGKTTPDGEPTASWWRRLVAYFLDYLLIAAVALVIALPWVRPWMDKFSTWYGDVMDAARAGRSQPPMPDSLLQLPWQYPLIMLGLYLVYEIGLVTWRGQTLGKMALGIRVRGAGSTARPPLAAVAVRSLVKGIPFLGGLIPLAGSLGSVFGLIDGLLPLGDKHAQSLHDKAAKTYVVPRDPKLPAYGQGPYAGPPQGR; encoded by the coding sequence ATGACCGATCGCCCGTCGGGTTGGTACGACGACCCAGATGATCCCGACCTGCTGCGCTACTGGGACGGCATCCTGTGGTCCGACCGCACGATGCCGAAGGTGAAGCCCGGCCTCGACCAATCCCGGATCGGTGACTCCAAGCAGCAGTGGGAGGAAGCCGAGGCCCGTCGGCAGGCCGCTCAGGTGGGGTCCGCCCCACCCGCCGGGGGTCCCCGGCCGCCCCTGCAGCCCTATCAGTCCGGTGACCGCGACCCCTACCGCCGCGACGCCGGCCAGCGACCGCCCAGCGGGCAGCGATTCGGCGAACAGGGACCGGCGCCGTACGGGCAGCCTTACGCGCCATACGCACAGCAGGTCGGCAAGACCACCCCTGACGGCGAGCCCACCGCGTCCTGGTGGCGCCGGCTGGTGGCCTACTTCCTGGACTACCTGCTGATCGCCGCGGTGGCGCTGGTGATCGCGCTGCCGTGGGTGCGGCCGTGGATGGACAAGTTCTCGACCTGGTACGGCGACGTGATGGACGCCGCCCGGGCCGGACGATCGCAGCCGCCGATGCCGGACTCGCTGCTGCAGCTGCCGTGGCAGTATCCGCTGATCATGCTCGGGCTCTACCTGGTCTACGAGATCGGGCTCGTCACCTGGCGCGGACAGACGCTGGGCAAGATGGCGCTCGGCATCCGGGTGCGCGGCGCCGGGTCCACCGCACGGCCGCCGCTGGCCGCGGTCGCGGTGCGGTCCCTGGTGAAGGGCATCCCGTTCCTCGGTGGGCTCATCCCGCTCGCCGGGTCGCTCGGCAGCGTCTTCGGTCTCATCGACGGGCTGTTGCCGCTGGGCGACAAGCACGCGCAGTCGCTGCACGACAAGGCCGCCAAAACCTATGTCGTGCCTCGCGATCCGAAGCTCCCGGCATACGGTCAGGGCCCGTATGCCGGACCCCCGCAAGGTCGCTGA
- a CDS encoding sodium:solute symporter family transporter, producing MSALAAAEATKVGNSTVNILIFAAFVLVTLAIVIRASRNNNTAADYYAGGRAFTGRQNGIAISGDYLSAASFLGIAGAIAVNGYDGFLYSIGFLVAWLVALLLVAELLRNTGRFTMADVLSFRLRQRPVRTAAAVSTLAVSFFYLLAQMAGAGGLVALLLGIDGKAAQSVVIAVVGVIMVFYVLVGGMKGTTWVQIVKAALLIVGAALMTVWVLGKYGMNFSDVLQGAVDNSKSGQDVLGPGLQYGKDSTTKLDFVSLGLALVLGTAGLPHVLMRFYTVPSAKEARNSVVWAIWLIGIFYLFTLVLGYGAAALVGPDKILAAPGKVNSAAPLLAYELGGEVLLGVISAVAFATILAVVAGLTITASASFAHDIYANVIKKGTVDSAGEVRVARITALVIGVIAIVGGIFANGQNVAFLVALAFAIAASANLPTILYSLFWRRFNTRGALWSMYGGLGCALILIIFSPVVSGKVDKAGKATSMITDTSIDFHWFPLDNPGIVSIPVGFFLGWLGTVTSKEKSDDAKFAEMEVRSLTGAGAEKAVEH from the coding sequence ATGAGCGCGCTCGCTGCCGCCGAGGCGACCAAGGTCGGCAACTCGACCGTCAACATCCTCATCTTCGCCGCGTTCGTGCTGGTCACGTTGGCGATCGTGATCCGCGCGTCCCGCAACAACAACACCGCGGCCGACTACTACGCCGGCGGCCGGGCCTTCACCGGCCGGCAGAACGGCATTGCGATCTCGGGTGACTACCTGTCGGCGGCGTCCTTCCTCGGCATCGCCGGCGCCATCGCGGTCAACGGCTACGACGGCTTCCTCTACTCCATCGGCTTCCTAGTCGCCTGGCTGGTGGCGTTGCTCCTGGTCGCCGAATTGCTCCGCAACACAGGGCGATTCACCATGGCGGACGTCCTGTCGTTCCGGTTGCGCCAGCGCCCGGTGCGCACCGCGGCCGCCGTCTCCACGCTCGCCGTCAGCTTCTTCTACCTGCTCGCCCAGATGGCGGGAGCCGGAGGTCTGGTCGCGCTGCTGCTCGGCATCGACGGCAAGGCCGCACAGAGCGTGGTCATCGCCGTCGTCGGCGTGATCATGGTCTTCTACGTGCTGGTCGGCGGCATGAAGGGCACCACCTGGGTGCAGATCGTCAAGGCCGCGCTGCTCATCGTGGGCGCCGCGCTGATGACCGTATGGGTGCTCGGCAAGTACGGCATGAACTTCTCCGACGTGCTGCAGGGCGCCGTCGACAACTCCAAGTCGGGCCAGGACGTTCTCGGCCCGGGCCTGCAATACGGCAAGGACTCCACGACCAAGCTCGACTTCGTCTCGCTCGGGCTGGCACTGGTGCTCGGCACCGCCGGCCTGCCGCACGTGCTGATGCGCTTCTACACCGTGCCGTCAGCGAAAGAGGCTCGTAACTCTGTGGTCTGGGCGATCTGGCTGATCGGCATCTTCTACCTCTTCACCCTTGTGCTCGGGTATGGCGCGGCGGCCCTCGTCGGGCCCGACAAGATCCTCGCCGCACCCGGGAAGGTCAACAGCGCGGCGCCGCTCCTGGCATACGAACTTGGTGGGGAAGTCCTGCTCGGGGTGATCTCCGCGGTCGCCTTCGCGACCATCCTCGCGGTGGTCGCCGGTCTCACGATCACCGCCAGCGCGTCGTTCGCGCACGACATCTACGCCAACGTGATCAAGAAGGGCACCGTCGATTCGGCGGGCGAGGTGCGCGTCGCGCGCATCACCGCCCTGGTGATCGGCGTCATCGCGATCGTCGGCGGCATCTTCGCCAACGGTCAGAATGTCGCCTTCCTCGTCGCGCTGGCGTTCGCGATCGCGGCCAGCGCCAACCTGCCGACGATCCTCTACTCGCTCTTCTGGCGGCGGTTCAACACCCGCGGCGCGCTGTGGTCGATGTATGGCGGCCTCGGGTGCGCGCTGATCCTGATCATCTTCAGCCCGGTGGTGTCCGGCAAGGTCGACAAGGCCGGCAAGGCGACGTCGATGATCACCGACACCTCCATCGACTTCCACTGGTTCCCGCTGGACAACCCGGGCATCGTGTCGATCCCGGTCGGCTTCTTCCTCGGCTGGCTCGGCACGGTCACCAGCAAGGAGAAGAGCGACGACGCGAAGTTCGCCGAGATGGAGGTGCGGTCGCTCACCGGCGCCGGCGCGGAGAAGGCCGTCGAGCACTGA
- the hppD gene encoding 4-hydroxyphenylpyruvate dioxygenase, whose protein sequence is MTSTLNLTLDELAAGQDLDQLKQLVGLVDYDADKDPFPVTGWDAIVFVSGNATQSALYYQSAWGMELVAYSGPETGNRDHKSFVLKSGSIRFVINGAVDPDSPLVEHHRKHGDGVVDIALEVPDVDKCIAQARAAGATVVREPEDVSDEHGTIRTAAIATYGETIHTLVDRSKYDGPYLPGYVAQQSNYQPRPGQPKRLFQALDHIVGNVELGKMDEWVGFYNRVMGFVNMAEFIGDDIATDYSALMSKVVANGNHRVKFPLNEPAIAKKKSQIDEYLEFYRGAGAQHLAVATGDIIASVDALRANGVEFLDTPDSYYEDPELRARIGQVRVPVEELQKRGILVDRDEDGYLLQIFTKPLGDRPTVFFELIERHGSLGFGKGNFKALFEAIEREQDRRGNL, encoded by the coding sequence ATGACCTCGACGCTGAACCTCACCCTCGACGAGCTCGCCGCCGGCCAGGACCTCGACCAGCTCAAGCAACTGGTCGGTCTGGTCGACTACGACGCCGACAAGGATCCCTTCCCGGTCACCGGCTGGGACGCGATCGTCTTCGTGTCCGGCAACGCCACCCAGTCGGCGCTCTACTACCAGTCCGCGTGGGGCATGGAGCTGGTCGCCTACAGCGGCCCCGAGACTGGCAACCGCGACCACAAGTCGTTCGTGCTGAAGAGCGGGTCGATCCGCTTCGTCATCAATGGGGCTGTCGACCCGGACAGCCCGCTGGTGGAGCACCACCGCAAGCACGGCGACGGAGTCGTCGACATCGCGCTCGAGGTGCCCGACGTCGACAAGTGCATCGCCCAGGCGCGCGCCGCCGGGGCGACCGTCGTGCGTGAGCCCGAGGACGTCAGCGACGAGCACGGCACGATCCGCACCGCCGCGATCGCGACGTATGGCGAGACGATCCACACGCTGGTCGACCGCTCCAAGTACGACGGCCCCTACCTGCCGGGTTACGTTGCGCAGCAGTCGAATTACCAGCCGCGGCCGGGTCAGCCCAAGCGCCTCTTCCAGGCGCTCGACCACATCGTCGGCAACGTCGAGCTCGGCAAGATGGACGAGTGGGTCGGCTTCTACAACCGGGTCATGGGGTTTGTGAACATGGCCGAGTTCATCGGCGATGACATCGCGACGGACTACTCGGCGCTGATGAGCAAGGTCGTGGCCAACGGCAACCACCGGGTGAAGTTCCCGCTCAACGAACCGGCGATCGCCAAGAAGAAGTCGCAGATCGACGAATACCTGGAGTTCTACCGCGGCGCCGGCGCACAGCACCTCGCGGTCGCGACCGGCGACATCATCGCGTCGGTGGATGCGCTGCGCGCCAACGGCGTGGAGTTCCTCGACACCCCCGACAGCTACTACGAGGACCCCGAGCTGCGCGCCCGGATCGGGCAGGTGCGGGTGCCGGTCGAGGAGCTGCAGAAGCGCGGCATCCTGGTCGACCGCGACGAGGACGGTTACCTGCTGCAGATCTTCACCAAGCCGCTCGGTGACCGCCCGACGGTGTTCTTCGAGCTGATCGAGCGGCACGGCTCGCTCGGCTTCGGCAAGGGCAACTTCAAGGCGCTCTTCGAGGCGATCGAGCGCGAGCAGGACAGGCGCGGCAACCTCTGA
- a CDS encoding cation:proton antiporter, with product MRRLVTSGVQRRIHVLSEDRGLAMELRFSLAAVFAIAAVAVALHVSVMLAGFAAGLAVAGAGESRRLGNQLFAVTEGLFGPIFFVWLGASLNLRELASHPSSVLLGISLGLTAIAAHGAMALTRQPWPVAVITSAQLGVPVAAATLGATLGVLRPGENTDMLLGALVTIAATALVAGRVRRIAGG from the coding sequence TTGCGCAGGTTGGTCACCTCCGGGGTGCAGCGCCGCATCCACGTGCTGTCCGAAGACCGTGGTCTGGCAATGGAATTGCGCTTCTCGCTGGCCGCCGTCTTCGCGATCGCGGCGGTCGCCGTGGCCCTGCACGTCTCGGTGATGCTGGCCGGTTTCGCGGCCGGGCTGGCAGTCGCCGGGGCGGGGGAGTCGCGGCGTCTCGGCAACCAGCTCTTCGCGGTGACGGAGGGCCTCTTCGGGCCGATCTTCTTCGTCTGGCTCGGCGCCTCGCTCAATCTCCGGGAACTGGCGTCCCACCCGTCGTCGGTGCTGCTCGGCATCAGCCTCGGCCTCACCGCGATCGCCGCGCACGGCGCGATGGCCCTGACCCGGCAGCCGTGGCCGGTCGCCGTCATCACCAGCGCACAGCTCGGGGTGCCGGTTGCCGCCGCGACGCTCGGCGCCACCCTCGGGGTGCTGCGCCCCGGGGAGAACACCGACATGCTGCTCGGCGCGCTCGTCACGATCGCCGCGACCGCGCTGGTGGCCGGGCGGGTGCGGCGGATCGCCGGCGGGTGA